A stretch of the Tachysurus fulvidraco isolate hzauxx_2018 chromosome 18, HZAU_PFXX_2.0, whole genome shotgun sequence genome encodes the following:
- the LOC113646613 gene encoding uncharacterized protein LOC113646613, translating to MSSSDVESLQPVPRQRSRCLDVFLLCSVITLFVMVLSGAALGFWVIKDLRAEMKPHIDLPDGMKSSIISDIPKTIESTYKVQNFAYFTPKNSEVKNASMLWEPMKYLNSSTIGSSYSFDSTNGVLKVNRDASYFLYIQLNLTCVHRCGQGTLSVTFASDKDNELLTCSIHLSAITIVKKCWTVIPHLSKGTQLNARMHGFVAPRGWSLDLNHSGFGMFLID from the exons ATGTCATCTTCAGACGTGGAGAGCCTCCAGCCCGTCCCTCGGCAGCGCAGCAGGTGCTTGGACGTGTTCCTGCTCTGCTCCGTTATCACTCTGTTCGTCATGGTGCTGTCCGGGGCCGCGCTCGGGTTCTGGGTCATTAAAGACCTGCGCGCTGAGATGAAGCCACATATCGATCTGCCGGATGGCATGAAGAGCTCTATAATTAGTGACATTCCGAAAACGATCGAATCCACCTACAAG GTGCAGAATTTCGCATATTTTACTCCCAAAAACA GTGAAGTAAAAAATGCCAGTATGCTGTGGGAACCAATGAAATACCTAAACTCCAGCACCATAGGCTCAAGCTACAGCTTTGACTCAACAAACGGAGTGCTGAAGGTGAATCGGGATGCTTCCTACTTCCTGTACATCCAGCTGAACCTCACCTGCGTTCATCGCTGTGGTCAAGGAACCCTCAGTGTCACCTTCGCGAGTGATAAGGATAACGAGCTCCTGACCTGCTCAATTCACCTTTCAGCGATAACTATAGTGAAAAAATGTTGGACCGTGATTCCTCATCTTTCTAAAGGAACCCAGCTGAATGCCAGGATGCACGGCTTCGTGGCACCACGCGGATGGAGTCTCGATCTTAACCACTCCGGATTCGGCATGTTCCTGATCGATTAG